One part of the Aquila chrysaetos chrysaetos chromosome 26, bAquChr1.4, whole genome shotgun sequence genome encodes these proteins:
- the MRPL42 gene encoding 39S ribosomal protein L42, mitochondrial isoform X2, translating to MGRRKGARRVLCRKKGYGVHLSSVLSRTGFLSAVSMATSLRTAWSNLFWMRSVATCRRAPLQNGAVYHACHKSTYSVLPEDYNCKVELAVTSDLKTIVCYHPSLEIPYEHTKPIPRPDPVHNTEETLDQVLKSRLNEKELKNNRGPTIEELSKMFYTTKHRWYPVGQYHRRRKNPNPPKDR from the exons ATGGGCCGGAGGAAGGGAGCTCGG AGGGtgttatgcagaaaaaaaggatacGGTGTCCATTTGAGTTCTGTCTTGTCCAGGACtggtttcctctctgctgtcagCATGGCAACATCGCTTAGAACCGCATGGTCCAACCTCTTCTGGATGCGTTCAGTAGCAACCTGTAGGCGGGCCCCGCTACAGA atggaGCAGTATATCATGCTTGCCATAAATCTACATACTCGGTTCTCCCTGAAGACTACAACTG caaagTGGAACTTGCAGTGACGTCAGATTTGAAGACAATTGTCTGCTACCACCCTTCGCTTGAGATTCCATACGAGCATACAAAA CCCATACCACGGCCAGATCCAGTGCATAATACAGAAGAAACCCTTGATCAAGTTTTGAAATCCAGATTGAATGAAAAAGAGCTAAAGAACAATAGAGGTCCTACAATTGAAGAgctcagcaaaatgttttacacAACAAAACATCGCTGGTATCCTGTGGGACa gtaTCATAGAAGACGCAAGAATCCTAATCCTCCTAAAGACAGATAA
- the MRPL42 gene encoding 39S ribosomal protein L42, mitochondrial isoform X1 produces the protein MSLQMTGFERFIPQLIHHLSASTSGLPAGGGARQGGKPHPAGGPAHPHYVSRRAAGLSRCRKRKRTRCRFRRGGRRPAAEGKAAESAQRVLCRKKGYGVHLSSVLSRTGFLSAVSMATSLRTAWSNLFWMRSVATCRRAPLQNGAVYHACHKSTYSVLPEDYNCKVELAVTSDLKTIVCYHPSLEIPYEHTKPIPRPDPVHNTEETLDQVLKSRLNEKELKNNRGPTIEELSKMFYTTKHRWYPVGQYHRRRKNPNPPKDR, from the exons ATGTCCCTTCAAATGACGGGATTTGAGAGGTTTATTCCACAGCTGATACACCACCTCAGCGCCTCCACCTCAGGACTGCCTGCTGGAGGCGGGGCCAGGCAGGGCGGGAAGCCCCACCCGGCGGGAGGCCCCGCCCACCCGCACTACGTCTCCCGGCGTGCCGCGGGGCTGAGCCGCTGCCGGAAGCGGAAGCGGACTCGGTGCCGCTTCCGGCGCGGTGGCCGGCGGCCGGCTGCTGAGGGGAAAGCGGCGGAGTCCGCGCAG AGGGtgttatgcagaaaaaaaggatacGGTGTCCATTTGAGTTCTGTCTTGTCCAGGACtggtttcctctctgctgtcagCATGGCAACATCGCTTAGAACCGCATGGTCCAACCTCTTCTGGATGCGTTCAGTAGCAACCTGTAGGCGGGCCCCGCTACAGA atggaGCAGTATATCATGCTTGCCATAAATCTACATACTCGGTTCTCCCTGAAGACTACAACTG caaagTGGAACTTGCAGTGACGTCAGATTTGAAGACAATTGTCTGCTACCACCCTTCGCTTGAGATTCCATACGAGCATACAAAA CCCATACCACGGCCAGATCCAGTGCATAATACAGAAGAAACCCTTGATCAAGTTTTGAAATCCAGATTGAATGAAAAAGAGCTAAAGAACAATAGAGGTCCTACAATTGAAGAgctcagcaaaatgttttacacAACAAAACATCGCTGGTATCCTGTGGGACa gtaTCATAGAAGACGCAAGAATCCTAATCCTCCTAAAGACAGATAA